In Excalfactoria chinensis isolate bCotChi1 chromosome Z unlocalized genomic scaffold, bCotChi1.hap2 SUPER_Z_unloc_4, whole genome shotgun sequence, a single window of DNA contains:
- the LOC140264753 gene encoding DNA-directed RNA polymerase I subunit RPA49-like — translation MASDVEARMKQKRVAEFLHAEKPAPNDIDQLLWSTKSRCEHDNLIPDDTRDYQNTSYRESHCSFVLEELQFLPADEKSRDRKARCLWFLDILIKFSFLKIIKKKHPMGPECPHIISRKLMKNFTDLQQWRVQNLISASLKTKIAAYVIALALHIKNFQADLTVLQNDLKLHESRLMDIARAMRLKVSKAKGMPGLEKDQNHKLGTLSLPLPVQKASGSQRKRKKMN, via the exons atggcatctgacgtggaagcgCGTATGAAGCAGAAACGagttgctgaattcctgcatgcagaaaaaccaGCACCCAACGACATTGATCAACTCTTGTGGAGCAcaaagagtagatgtgagcacg ataatttaattcctgatgACACAAGGGACTATCAGAATACATCCTACAGGGAAAG ccattgctcctttgtcttagaagagctgcagttcctgcctgctgatgagaagagcagggaccgCAAAGCTCGATGCCTCTGGTTCCTGGACATCCTTATtaagttcagcttcctgaaaataatcaagaagaagC ATCCAATGGGTCCTGAATGCCCCCACATCATTAGCAGGAAGCTTATGAAGAACTTCACTGACCTACAACAATGGCG tgttcagaatttaatCTCTGCGTCGCTGAAGACTAAAATTGCAGCATATGTCATTGCACTGgctctgcacattaaaaacttccaagctgacctcactgtcctgcagaatgACTTGAAGCTCCACGAAAGTAG gttGATGGACATTGCAAGGGCCATGCGGTTGAAGGTCTCCAAGGCAAAGGGGATGCCAGGACTTGAGAAGGATCAAAATCACAAGCTTGgcaccctttctctccccttgcctgtgcagaaagcatcagggagCCAGAGGAAGCGcaaaaagatgaactga